A DNA window from Penaeus vannamei isolate JL-2024 chromosome 5, ASM4276789v1, whole genome shotgun sequence contains the following coding sequences:
- the LOC113824251 gene encoding maltase A3-like, with amino-acid sequence MTYLGLLGPSLLLLCCGSEFYPLEWRNATRNDAPGTTGTPSTTATTTTTTKTTTQAPPTMPNWSLLDALYGPRHGTHAGGNKMTHDEGHKKHDEGHKTRHDEGHKTTHDEGHKTTRDEGHDRRHRPKANSDLVIRIPKTEASDLIVQVNVFAGDLENPLGTFMTGIHHQQRTEDEGTGNKGGEREEEEEEGDGEMGRDGGEAKEKEEGEEMEMDGEVKEKEKRDETMKTVEEEEEEEEETQTEATTNEPEIDEENKDKEEEEVEEIEEEEEEEEIEEEKEEIEEIEEEDLEELPWWKTSIVYQVYPRSFMDSTGSGVGDLIGIASRADYLRDLGVGAVWLSPVFASPMADFGYDVSNFTDIDPVFGDLRDFDDLLDELHRRGLKVILDFIPNHTSDQHEWFLKSVRREDPYTHYYVWEEPAGYNVAGDPIPPSNWLSVFRGSAWEWVEERQQFYLHQFLVEQPDLNFRNPAVREEMKDALRFWLDRGVDGFRVDALKFLFESRNVYEDEPPAQDSNVEDPLQYESLAHTLTVDQPETFEALAEWRELVDEYEDRFLMVEVYADINETMKYYGNETHPLADFPFNFQLLDSFQGRDNFTGESVMAVIDEWMTNLPEGKWPNWVIGNHDNGRVASRLGSDLVDALNMLILLLPGTPVTYYGEEIGMEDNFISWEDTQDPRGLNFGRERYKDFSRDPARTPMQWGDEPNAGFSTANATWLPVNANLTSSNVATQDEAKVSHLNIYRQLSELRREVTFVRGDLAFPQVTEEVIAILRSYRRAPSYLLVINTSEYDVTVDLQQGTTLPEVGMVVLRSVTDTSEATLPGSDVQLNKVTLCGGGGIVFKLPPV; translated from the exons ATGACTTATTTAGGGCTATTGGGACCGTCGCTTCTCCTGCTGTGCTGCGGCTCGGAGTTCTACCCTTTGGAATGGCGGAACGCGACCAGGAACGACGCTCCAGGTACGACCGGGACCCCGAGCACGACCGCAACGACGActacgacgacgaagacgaccaCCCAAGCCCCGCCGACGATGCCCAACTGGTCCCTCTTAGACGCTTTGTACGGACCGAGACACGGGACTCACGCCGGAGGGAACAAGATGACCCACGACGAAGGACACAAGAAACACGACGAAGGACACAAGACGAGACACGACGAAGGACACAAGACGACACACGACGAAGGACACAAGACGACACGCGACGAAGGACACGACCGGCGACACAGACCGAAGGCCAACAGCGACCTGGTCATCAGGATCCCCAAGACAGAGGCCTCGGATCTCATCGTCCAGGTCAACGTCTTCGCTGGAGACTTGGAGAATCCTTTGGGGACTTTTATGACGGGGATCCACCACCAGCAGCGAACGGAGGACGAAGGGacggggaataaaggaggggagagggaggaggaggaggaagaaggagatggggagatggggagggatgggggagaggcaaaagagaaggaagaaggagaggaaatggagatggatggagaagtaaaagagaaagagaaaagagacgaaacgaTGAAGacagtcgaagaagaagaagaagaagaagaagaaacacaaaccGAAGCAACGACGAACGAGCCAGAAATCGACGAAGAAAataaggacaaggaagaagaagaagtggaagaaatagaagaagaagaagaagaggaagaaatagaagaagaaaaagaagaaatagaagaaatagaagaagaagatctGGAGGAGTTGCCGTGGTGGAAGACATCCATCGTGTATCAGGTTTATCCAAGATCCTTCATGGACTCGACAGGATCCGGCGTCGGGGACCTTATAG GCATAGCGTCGAGGGCGGACTACCTGCGCGATCTGGGCGTGGGCGCCGTGTGGCTTAGCCCTGTCTTCGCCTCCCCCATGGCTGACTTCGGGTACGATGTGTCCAACTTCACCGACATCGACCCGGTCTTCGGCGACCTCCGGGACTTCGACGATCTGCTGGACGAGCTGCACCGGAGAG gCCTAAAGGTGATTCTGGACTTCATTCCGAACCACACGAGCGACCAGCACGAGTGGTTCCTGAAGTCGGTTCGTCGGGAGGATCCGTACACCCATTACTACGTGTGGGAAGAACCTGCAGGATACAACGTCGCGGGAGATCCTATTCCGCCGAGCAATTGG cTGAGCGTCTTCCGGGGGTCGGcctgggagtgggtggaggagaggcagcagTTCTACCTCCACCAGTTCTTGGTCGAGCAGCCTGACCTCAACTTCCGCAACCCAGCtgtgagggaggagatgaag gaCGCGTTGCGTTTCTGGCTCGACAGGGGCGTCGACGGCTTCCGCGTGGACGCCCTCAAGTTCCTGTTCGAGTCGCGGAACGTGTACGAGGACGAGCCCCCTGCGCAGGATTCCAACGTCGAGGATCCCCTTCAGTACGAGTCCCTGGCCCACACTCTCACCGTGGACCAGCCCGAGACCTTCGAGGCCCTGGCTGAGTGGAGGGAGCTGGTGGACGAGTATGAGGATAG ATTCCTGATGGTTGAAGTCTACGCTGACATCAACGAGACCATGAAATACTACGGCAACGAGACCCATCCCTTGGCTGACTTCCCCTTCAACTTCCAACTCCTTGACAGCTTCCAGGGTCGTGACAACTTCACAGGAGAGAGTGTCATGGCTGTCATTGACGAGTGGATGACCAATTTGCCGGAGGGAAAGTGGCCGAATTGGGTG atcgGTAACCATGACAACGGCCGCGTCGCTTCTCGTCTGGGCAGCGACCTTGTGGATGCTCTAAATATGCTGATTTTGCTTCTGCCGGGAACACCTGTCACATATTACGGCGAGGAAATCG GGATGGAGGACAACTTCATCTCATGGGAAGACACGCAGGACCCCCGAGGACTCAACTTCGGTCGAGAGAGATATAAGGACTTCTCGAGGGATCCTGCGAGGACGCCAATGCAGTGGGGTGACGAGCCTAATGCAG gtTTCTCGACCGCCAACGCCACCTGGCTGCCGGTGAACGCAAATTTAACGTCATCCAACGTAGCGACCCAAGACGAAGCCAAGGTCAGCCACCTGAACATCTACCGGCAACTGTCCGAACTCCGGCGTGAGGTCACCTTCGTTCGGGGTGACCTCGCTTTCCCGCAGGTCACCGAGGAGGTCATCGCTATATTGAG GAGCTACAGGCGCGCCCCGAGTTACCTGTTAGTGATTAATACGTCGGAATACGACGTTACCGTCGACCTCCAGCAGGGTACGACCCTTCCTGAGGTAGGGATGGTCGTGTTGCGCTCCGTCACCGACACGTCCGAAGCCACTCTGCCAGG ATCCGACGTTCAGCTGAACAAAGTGACCCTCTGCGGTGGCGGAGGCATCGTGTTCAAGCTGCCTCCTGTATAG